One part of the Oncorhynchus clarkii lewisi isolate Uvic-CL-2024 chromosome 7, UVic_Ocla_1.0, whole genome shotgun sequence genome encodes these proteins:
- the LOC139414341 gene encoding G-protein coupled receptor 61-like has protein sequence MEPLWNSSLPFPLSMPNTSSYESPESGALSQSIALLTMLLMDLLAVVGNGAIMAVIAKAPQLRKFAFVFHLCLVDLLAALVLMPLGMLSGRAFFGEALCRSYLFLSVCLVSAAILSISAINVERYYYIIHPMRYEVKMTLGLVASVLVGIWVKALSMSFLPLLAWALQGERTSLLEGAGVGGGGGGVPSPSAAQGHRRCSLHWTGGGSNRVAFMVLFTLVYFLCPLMVILVVYCSMFKVARVAAMHHGPLPTWMDTPRRHRSESLSSRSTMVTSSGTGAGRDTPHRAFGGGKAAAVLAAVGGQFLCCWLPYFSFHLYSALASSPPATLVPLEEVVTWIGYFCFTSNPFFYGCLNRQIREELGKHVPCLFRQATGEEDRLPSREGSIQENFLQFLQGTGCNLDPQDSHSTSSPKGEACRPLVQPPQPIPIDFRIPGQIAEETSEFLEHHQIKNNHIISDS, from the coding sequence ATGGAGCCATTGTGgaactcctccctccccttcccactGTCCATGCCCAACACCTCGTCCTATGAGTCACCCGAGAGCGGAGCTCTGTCCCAGTCAATAGCGCTACTCACCATGCTGCTCATGGACCTGCTGGCCGTGGTGGGCAACGGGGCCATAATGGCTGTCATCGCCAAGGCCCCACAGCTACGTAAGTTTGCCTTTGTCTTCCACCTGTGCCTGGTGGACCTGCTGGCGGCCCTGGTTCTGATGCCCCTGGGCATGCTCTCAGGCCGGGCCTTCTTTGGCGAGGCCCTGTGTCGGAGCTACCTCTTCCTCAGCGTGTGCCTGGTCAGCGCCGCCATCCTCTCCATCTCAGCCATCAACGTGGAGCGCTACTACTACATCATCCACCCCATGCGCTACGAGGTGAAGATGACCCTGGGCCTGGTGGCCTCAGTGCTGGTGGGGATATGGGTCAAAGCTTTGTCCATGTCCTTCCTGCCGCTGCTGGCCTGGGCCTTACAGGGCGAAAGGACTTCTCTTCTGGAGGGTGCTGGAGttgggggagggggtggaggtgtACCCTCACCCTCTGCTGCTCAGGGTCACAGGCGATGCTCCTTGCACTGGACAGGGGGCGGGTCAAACCGTGTTGCCTTCATGGTCCTGTTCACGCTGGTGTACTTCCTGTGTCCACTGATGGTCATCCTGGTAGTGTACTGCAGCATGTTCAAGGTGGCGCGAGTGGCAGCCATGCACCATGGGCCCCTGCCGACCTGGATGGACACGCCACGCCGGCATCGCTCTGAGTCGCTCAGCAGCCGCTCCACCATGGTGACCAGCTCGGGGACAGGGGCGGGGCGCGACACTCCTCACCGCGCCTTCGGAGGGGGTAAGGCGGCAGCGGTGTTAGCAGCAGTGGGAGGACAGTTCCTGTGCTGTTGGCTGCCCTACTTCTCCTTTCACCTGTACTCAGCTCTGGCCTCTAGCCCTCCAGCCACGCTGGTCCCCCTGGAGGAGGTCGTCACCTGGATCGGCTACTTTTGCTTCACCTCCAACCCCTTCTTCTACGGCTGTCTGAACCGACAGATCCGAGAGGAGCTGGGCAAGCATGTGCCTTGCCTGTTTCGCCAGGCAACGGGAGAGGAGGACCGACTGCCCAGCCGTGAGGGATCCATACAGGAGAATTTCCTGCAGTTTCTCCAGGGCACTGGCTGCAACCTGGATCCCCAGGACTCCCACAGCACCTCCAGCCCCAAGGGAGAGGCCTGCCGGCCCCTGGTCCAGCCCCCACAGCCTATACCCATTGACTTCCGCATCCCAGGACAGATTGCAGAGGAGACCTCAGAGTTCCTTGAGCATCACCAGATCAAAAACAACCATATCATATCGGACAGTTAG